The following are encoded in a window of Methylocystis rosea genomic DNA:
- a CDS encoding peptidylprolyl isomerase: MTEAADTMTLETTKGPVVIKFRSDLAPNHVAHIKKLVSEGFYDGIVFHRVIDGFMAQTGCPRGTGTGGSQYPDLKAEFNSTPHVRGTCSMARAQSPDSANSQFFICFDDARFLDNKYTVWGEVVSGMENVDKIKRGEPVKDPDKIVKATLG; encoded by the coding sequence ATGACCGAAGCCGCCGACACCATGACGCTTGAGACGACGAAGGGACCAGTCGTCATCAAATTTCGTTCAGACCTCGCGCCCAATCATGTCGCGCATATCAAGAAGCTCGTCTCGGAAGGATTCTACGACGGCATCGTCTTTCATCGCGTGATTGACGGCTTCATGGCTCAGACGGGCTGCCCACGCGGCACGGGCACCGGCGGATCGCAATATCCCGACCTCAAGGCCGAGTTTAACAGCACGCCGCATGTGCGCGGAACATGCTCGATGGCCCGCGCGCAAAGCCCCGACAGCGCCAATTCGCAGTTTTTCATCTGCTTCGATGATGCGCGCTTCCTCGACAACAAATATACGGTTTGGGGCGAAGTGGTCTCCGGCATGGAGAATGTCGATAAGATCAAGCGCGGCGAACCGGTGAAAGATCCCGACAAGATCGTCAAGGCGACGTTGGGTTGA
- a CDS encoding peptidylprolyl isomerase: MKLTRRLLLAAAAVAALSAAPARAADDHLLYLDTKDGRVTIKLRPDLAPKHVERIEKLAKEHFYDGIVFHRVIDGFMAQAGDPTGTGMQGSRYTDLKAEFTDTPFKRGTVGMAREGGDVNSGNSQFFIVYADAPQLNGKYTVFGEVVSGMDVVDKIKKGSKSNNGMVENPDKIIKMRVAGDES, translated from the coding sequence ATGAAACTCACCCGCCGTCTGCTTCTTGCCGCCGCGGCCGTCGCCGCGCTCAGCGCCGCGCCCGCTAGAGCGGCAGACGATCATCTCCTTTATCTCGACACGAAGGATGGCCGCGTCACCATCAAGCTGCGGCCTGATCTCGCGCCCAAGCACGTCGAGCGCATCGAGAAGTTGGCCAAGGAACATTTTTACGACGGCATTGTATTCCATCGCGTCATCGACGGCTTTATGGCGCAAGCTGGCGATCCAACCGGCACCGGAATGCAAGGTTCGCGCTATACGGATCTGAAGGCCGAGTTTACGGATACGCCGTTCAAGCGCGGCACAGTTGGAATGGCGCGCGAAGGCGGCGACGTCAATTCCGGCAATTCGCAGTTCTTCATCGTCTATGCAGACGCGCCGCAGCTCAACGGCAAATACACCGTTTTCGGCGAGGTGGTCTCCGGCATGGACGTCGTCGACAAGATCAAGAAAGGTTCAAAGTCCAATAACGGCATGGTCGAGAATCCGGACAAGATCATCAAGATGCGCGTCGCTGGCGACGAGAGCTGA
- the coaD gene encoding pantetheine-phosphate adenylyltransferase has translation MTDAPVTTARTALYPGTFDPLTFGHLDVMAQGGALFDRIVVAIGVHHGKEPWLSFDERAAVIREACAGLGASCGFAVAGFDGLVVEAARQHGACAILRGLRDCADFDYEMQMAGMNGTLAPDIHTVFMPASPRLRHVSGTFVRQIAALGGDVSAFAPAVSVAALKRAIKRRGNT, from the coding sequence ATGACAGATGCCCCCGTAACGACCGCGCGGACGGCCCTCTACCCCGGCACGTTCGACCCGTTGACCTTTGGCCATCTCGACGTGATGGCGCAGGGCGGGGCGCTCTTCGACAGGATCGTCGTTGCGATCGGCGTGCACCACGGCAAGGAGCCGTGGCTCTCTTTCGACGAGCGCGCGGCGGTCATTCGCGAGGCCTGCGCCGGCTTGGGCGCGTCTTGCGGCTTCGCGGTCGCGGGCTTTGACGGACTTGTCGTCGAGGCGGCGCGCCAGCACGGCGCCTGCGCCATTCTCCGCGGTTTGCGCGATTGCGCCGACTTCGACTATGAGATGCAGATGGCGGGGATGAATGGGACGCTCGCGCCCGACATTCACACGGTTTTCATGCCTGCTTCGCCAAGGCTACGCCACGTCAGCGGAACCTTCGTGCGTCAGATCGCGGCGCTTGGCGGCGATGTGTCGGCCTTTGCGCCGGCCGTCTCCGTCGCCGCACTCAAACGCGCCATAAAAAGGCGCGGCAATACATAG